One part of the Roseomonas gilardii genome encodes these proteins:
- a CDS encoding FadR/GntR family transcriptional regulator: MARSAVSRSDPRGTASPDGAFLPRSVAQPRRASLAVQVCDDLSGRIEAGELRPGDKLPTEKELIARYGVSRTVIREAISSLRAAGRLSVEQGRGMFVLASPQAPHYRLEASQIDTAEEMLRLIEVRVALESEAAWLAAQRRGEAQAEALLHAAERFGTNPADADGSVAMDRAFHLQIAGCCGNAYFEALLAGLPAQLVPRSRLELFRDAEARVAYLRILRIEHVQIATAILHGDGEGARAAMRLHLLNSRERLREALSALAPG, encoded by the coding sequence ATGGCCCGATCCGCAGTCTCTCGATCCGATCCACGGGGCACCGCTTCCCCCGATGGCGCCTTTCTGCCCCGTTCCGTGGCGCAGCCCCGCCGTGCCAGCCTCGCCGTCCAGGTCTGCGACGATCTTTCCGGCCGGATCGAGGCGGGTGAGCTGCGCCCCGGCGACAAGCTGCCGACCGAGAAGGAGCTGATCGCCCGCTACGGCGTCAGCCGCACCGTGATCCGGGAGGCCATCTCCAGCCTTCGCGCCGCCGGACGCCTGTCGGTGGAACAGGGGCGCGGCATGTTCGTGCTCGCCTCGCCCCAGGCGCCGCACTACCGGCTGGAAGCCTCGCAGATCGATACGGCGGAGGAGATGCTGCGCCTGATCGAGGTGCGGGTCGCGCTGGAGTCGGAGGCCGCCTGGCTGGCCGCTCAGCGCCGGGGCGAGGCCCAGGCCGAGGCGCTGCTGCATGCGGCGGAACGCTTCGGCACCAACCCCGCCGATGCCGACGGCTCCGTCGCCATGGACCGGGCCTTCCACCTCCAGATCGCAGGCTGCTGCGGCAATGCCTATTTCGAGGCGCTGCTTGCCGGCCTGCCCGCGCAGCTCGTCCCGCGTTCCCGCCTGGAACTGTTCCGCGATGCCGAGGCCCGGGTGGCCTATCTCCGCATCCTGCGCATCGAGCATGTGCAGATCGCCACCGCCATCCTGCATGGCGACGGGGAGGGTGCGCGCGCCGCGATGCGCCTGCACCTGCTGAACAGCCGGGAGCGGTTGCGCGAGGCGCTCTCCGCCCTCGCTCCCGGCTGA